In the genome of Leucobacter luti, one region contains:
- a CDS encoding sugar ABC transporter substrate-binding protein, translating into MKRMRRTLAVVALTASTALALAGCTSGGGSDAGSGAGSGGADKGAVAMSFAGLDIQIWNDMLPFMETAVTDAGYEFVTDDPKWNAQTQVQDWESWIVRGDIKAIMGYPVQSDAMVAVTSQATDAGIPVLGYGSTWEGVAGAVVLDHEADGREAGTRAAEWIKEKYGDEQVDVAFLGWPDTDLGRLRGKGMLDALDAAKLNLNITEHKVLSLDDGYAAVQNQLNAVPNTKVWLAIANDPALGAYQALTDSGVSPTDESMLLVNLDATDAELEIIAEPQSFWRYAFIAPARELAEANAQMLIDAAEGKSVTDETVPTVEVTADNADQYLLANQ; encoded by the coding sequence ATGAAACGCATGCGTCGCACTCTGGCCGTGGTCGCGCTCACCGCCAGCACCGCACTCGCACTCGCAGGCTGCACCTCGGGCGGCGGCTCTGACGCAGGCTCTGGCGCAGGATCCGGCGGCGCCGACAAGGGCGCTGTCGCAATGAGCTTCGCCGGCCTCGATATCCAGATCTGGAACGACATGCTGCCGTTCATGGAGACCGCTGTCACCGATGCCGGCTACGAGTTCGTCACCGACGACCCGAAGTGGAATGCGCAGACGCAGGTGCAGGATTGGGAATCCTGGATCGTACGCGGCGACATCAAAGCGATCATGGGCTACCCGGTGCAGTCGGACGCCATGGTGGCGGTCACCAGCCAAGCCACCGACGCTGGCATCCCCGTACTGGGCTATGGCAGCACCTGGGAGGGCGTCGCAGGAGCGGTCGTGCTCGATCACGAAGCTGACGGCCGCGAAGCAGGCACCCGTGCGGCAGAGTGGATCAAGGAGAAGTACGGCGACGAGCAGGTCGACGTGGCATTCCTCGGGTGGCCGGACACCGATCTCGGCCGCCTCCGTGGCAAGGGCATGCTCGATGCACTCGACGCTGCGAAGCTCAACCTGAATATCACTGAGCACAAAGTACTCAGCCTCGATGACGGCTACGCCGCAGTACAGAACCAGCTGAACGCAGTGCCAAATACAAAGGTGTGGCTCGCCATCGCAAATGACCCCGCACTCGGGGCGTACCAGGCGCTGACGGATTCCGGCGTCTCTCCCACCGACGAAAGCATGCTGCTCGTCAATCTCGACGCCACGGATGCCGAGCTCGAGATCATCGCGGAGCCACAGTCATTCTGGCGCTACGCATTCATCGCGCCGGCACGTGAACTCGCCGAAGCGAACGCGCAAATGCTCATCGACGCGGCTGAGGGAAAGAGTGTCACCGACGAGACGGTACCGACGGTCGAGGTGACCGCGGACAACGCAGACCAGTACCTGCTCGCCAACCAGTAG